The following proteins are co-located in the Procambarus clarkii isolate CNS0578487 chromosome 16, FALCON_Pclarkii_2.0, whole genome shotgun sequence genome:
- the LOC138365307 gene encoding uncharacterized protein — translation MALSCLNSNDIPVAAINSTDIPVSVINSNDIPVAVINSNDIPVAAINSNDIPVAAINSDDIPVVAFNSNDIQVAVINSNDIPVAAINSNDIPVVAFNSNDIQVAVINSNDIPVAVINNNDIPVAVINSNDILVAIIDSSDIPA, via the exons atggccctcag CTGCCTTAATAGTAATGATATCCCAGTAGCTGCCATTAATAGTACTGATATCCCAGTATCTGTCATTAATAGTAATGATATCCCAGTAGCTGTCATTAATAGTAATGATATCCCAGTAGCTGCCATTAATAGTAATGATATCCCAGTAGCTGCCATTAATAGTGATGATATCCCAGTAGTTGCCTTTAATAGTAATGATATCCAAGTAGCTGTCATTAATAGTAATGATATCCCAGTAGCTGCCATTAATAGTAATGATATCCCAGTAGTTGCCTTTAATAGTAATGATATCCAAGTAGCTGTCATTAATAGTAATGATATCCCAGTAGCTGTCATTAATAATAATGATATCCCAGTAGCTGTCATTAATAGTAATGATATCCTTGTAGCTATCATTGATAGTagcgatatcccagcctaa